From the genome of Candidatus Effluviviaceae Genus V sp., one region includes:
- a CDS encoding 2-oxoacid:ferredoxin oxidoreductase subunit gamma, with protein sequence MLAGKLLAEAAVREGRNVVQTQSYGPEARGGKSKSDVVISDGEIDYPKATTVDVLLVMTPAALKEYASSLKEDGIMVYDSSLVDSIDRPGAVAIPLTELAIEECGRRLFANVIALGAIAELTGVVGWESMRDAVLDRVPSGTEEINEKALDVGRNAAREAR encoded by the coding sequence ATGCTCGCCGGGAAGCTCCTGGCGGAGGCCGCCGTCCGCGAGGGCCGGAACGTCGTGCAGACGCAGAGCTACGGCCCCGAGGCGCGCGGAGGGAAGAGCAAGAGCGACGTCGTCATCTCGGACGGCGAGATCGACTATCCGAAGGCCACGACCGTCGACGTGCTCCTGGTCATGACGCCCGCGGCCCTGAAGGAGTACGCCTCCTCGCTCAAGGAGGACGGTATCATGGTCTACGACTCGAGTCTCGTGGACTCGATCGACAGGCCGGGGGCGGTCGCGATCCCGCTGACCGAACTGGCGATCGAGGAGTGCGGGCGCAGGCTCTTCGCGAACGTCATCGCCCTCGGCGCCATCGCCGAGCTCACGGGCGTCGTCGGCTGGGAGAGCATGCGCGACGCCGTGCTCGACCGCGTGCCGTCGGGTACCGAGGAGATCAATGAGAAGGCGCTCGACGTCGGGCGGAACGCAGCGAGGGAAGCGAGATAG
- a CDS encoding nucleoside-diphosphate kinase, with product MERTFLMVKPRAVGEAKTGLILAAVEEAGFRIVGLASRKMNAAEAERFYDVHVGKPFFEDLVRFITSDMTVGVMLERDDAVRKLREVVGATDPAKAAPGTIRARFGSSLTQNAVHASDSPERVEYESSVFFGDCERAIV from the coding sequence ATGGAGAGGACGTTTCTCATGGTGAAGCCTCGAGCGGTCGGCGAGGCCAAGACGGGGCTCATTCTGGCGGCGGTCGAGGAGGCCGGGTTCAGGATCGTCGGGCTGGCCTCGCGGAAGATGAACGCGGCCGAGGCCGAGCGGTTCTACGACGTCCACGTCGGCAAGCCGTTCTTCGAGGATCTCGTCCGATTCATCACCTCGGACATGACCGTCGGCGTCATGCTCGAGCGAGACGACGCCGTCAGGAAGCTCCGCGAGGTCGTCGGCGCGACCGACCCGGCGAAGGCCGCGCCCGGGACGATCCGCGCACGGTTCGGCAGCAGTCTGACGCAGAACGCCGTGCACGCCTCGGACTCGCCCGAACGCGTGGAGTACGAGTCGTCCGTCTTCTTCGGCGACTGCGAGCGAGCGATCGTCTGA